In Triticum urartu cultivar G1812 chromosome 6, Tu2.1, whole genome shotgun sequence, the following proteins share a genomic window:
- the LOC125513714 gene encoding pre-mRNA-splicing factor ISY1 homolog, with protein MARNEEKAQSMLNRFITMKQEEKRKPRERRPYLASECRDLADADRWRGEILREIGVKVAEIQNEGLGEHRLRDLNDEINKLLRERSHWERRILELGGRDYSRSSNAALMTDLDGNIVAIPNPSGRGPGYRYFGAAKKLPGVRELFDKPPEVRKRRTRYEIHKRINAGYYGYYDDEDGVLEPLEAAAEKRMRDEVVTEWHRVERVRREAMKNVVSGEVAAAGGRGGEAATEVLFEEVEEEVEEERRLEEERMEREKGEEAGREFVAHVPLPDEKEIERMVLEQKKKELLSKYTSDTLQGEQKEAKEMLNVQR; from the coding sequence ATGGCTCGTAACGAGGAGAAGGCGCAGTCCATGCTGAACCGCTTCATCACGATGAAGCAGGAGGAGAAGCGCAAGCCCCGCGAGCGCCGGCCGTACCTCGCCTCCGAGTGCCGGGACCTCGCCGACGCCGACCGCTGGCGTGGAGAGATCCTGCGCGAGATCGGCGTCAAGGTCGCCGAGATCCAGAACGAGGGCCTCGGGGAGCACCGCCTCCGAGACCTCAACGACGAGATCAACAAGCTCCTCCGCGAGCGCAGCCACTGGGAGCGCCGCATCCTCGAGCTCGGAGGCCGCGACTACTCTCGCAGCTCCAACGCCGCCCTCATGACCGACCTCGACGGTAACATCGTCGCCATCCCCAACCCCTCCGGCCGGGGCCCAGGCTACCGCTACTTTGGCGCTGCCAAGAAGCTCCCCGGCGTCCGTGAGCTATTTGATAAGCCACCTGAGGTCCGCAAGCGCCGCACCCGCTACGAGATCCACAAGCGCATCAATGCCGGGTACTATGGATACTATGACGACGAGGACGGTGTGCTTGAGCCCCTTGAGGCTGCTGCCGAGAAGCGCATGCGGGACGAGGTTGTCACGGAGTGGCACCGGGTGGAGCGTGTGCGGCGGGAGGCCATGAAGAATGTGGTGAGTGGCGAGGTGGCTGCAGCAGGTGGGCGTGGTGGGGAAGCTGCTACGGAGGTGCTGTtcgaggaggtggaggaggaggttgaggaggagAGGAGGCTGGAGGAAGAGAGAATGgaaagagagaagggggaagagGCTGGGAGGGAGTTTGTGGCACATGTGCCGCTCCCTGACGAGAAGGAGATTGAGCGGATGGTGCTAGAGCAGAAGAAGAAAGAGCTGCTCAGCAAGTACACAAGTGATACCCTGCAAGGCGAGCAGAAGGAGGCTAAGGAGATGCTCAATGTCCAACGCTAG
- the LOC125513715 gene encoding BAG-associated GRAM protein 1-like isoform X3: protein MAMGAHCSWLLRSLLPSLWEAEVAISAVALLAATVALLLILEETASATSPSSPTTKSYDRDRGGRRRGSAKGSRAAAEPGCAGDEITLVADSSRSRSTTAYVIELELVSAKYLIGANLNGTAEPYAVISLGGQKRFSPMVPSQRNPVWGEAFSFLARELPAEVTITVYDWDNVCKRKVIGSVTIAILAEDETGAVWYDLDSRSGQICLRISSKKVSSTSDSFFKQYTGAKSQRKMILTRQRLAMTEDSGPLHSTIEFPHDEIVHHSYSCALERSFLRYGRMCISSWHLCFQSHVFSKQLNVIIPLQDIYEIRRSQHSLINPAITIFLHTDAGGHGVSPLCCQNGSVRYKFTSFWNRNRTFRALETALQCYRATLEAEKQVGAHLLLKGESMNVISSRTDNIKTENRRIGLTITFQPFVNEHVLVDITSNTFPGTPEKFFTVILGDDAMFFQQYRNARKDTDLKVYFVNCAIGISFSWSQFFLPSWLLPALDDVTVKCFYFLQLSKWHVSDEYGGNVREVTFRSLCHSPLCPPDTAVTELQHVFFSNDKRNLIYETKQQAHDVPFGSYFEIHCRWSLRTTSSSTCQVDIKIGVNMKKWCILQSKIKSGATEEERSLQDFGGCQ from the exons ATGGCCATGGGCGCGCACTGCTCGTGGTTGCTGAGATCCCTCCTGCCGTCGCTGTGGGAGGCGGAGGTGGCCATCTCCGCCGTGGCACTTCTCGCCGCCACCGTCGCGCTGCTCCTCATCCTCGAGGAGACCGCGTCCgccacctccccctcctctcccACGACTAAGAGCTATGACCGAGACCGAGGGGGGCGGAGGCGGGGCAGCGCAAAGGGAAGCAGGGCGGCCGCTGAACCAGGATGCGCCGGCGACGAG ATCACTCTTGTGGCTGACAGCTCTCGCTCTCGGAGCACCACCGCGTACGTGATCGAG CTGGAGCTGGTGTCTGCCAAGTACCTGATCGGCGCCAACCTGAACGGGACCGCCGAACCCTACGCCGTCATCTCCCTCGGCGGGCAGAAGCGCTTCAG TCCCATGGTGCCTAGCCAAAGAAATCCCGTGTGGGGGGAGGCGTTCAGCTTCCTGGCCAGAGAACTTCCAGCTGAG GTAACCATAACAGTTTATGACTGGGACAATGTATGCAAACGCAAAGTCATCGGATCTGTCACTATAGCTATCCTCGCCGAAGACGAAACAGGAGCCGTTTGGTACGACCTGGACAGCAGATCTGGTCAG ATCTGCTTGCGTATTAGCTCAAAGAAAGTGTCGTCGACTTCTGACAG CTTCTTTAAGCAGTATACCGGAGCCAAGTCCCAGAGAAAGATGATACTCACTAGGCAACGGTTGGCGATGACTGAAGACAGTGGTCCTCTGCACTCTACAATCGAGTTTCCTCATGACGAA ATTGTTCACCACAGTTATTCTTGTGCTCTGGAGAGGTCTTTCTTGCGGTATGGGCGTATGTGCATCTCCTCATGGCATCTGTGCTTCCAGTCACACGTATTCTCCAAGCAATTAAAT GTGATCATTCCGTTACAAGACATATATGAG ATAAGGAGGAGCCAGCACTCCCTTATAAACCCAGCTATTACTATATTTCTTCATACCGACGCAGGTGGTCATGGAGTATCTCCATTGTGCTGCCAAAATG GAAGCGTAAGGTACAAGTTCACATCCTTCTGGAACAGAAACCGTACATTTCGAGCTCTAGAGACAGCGCTGCAGTGTTACCGAGCAACATTGGAAGCCGAAAAGCAG GTGGGTGCACATTTGCTTCTTAAAGGAGAGAGTATGAATGTTATTAGCAGCAGAACAGACAACATAAAGACAGAAAACAGAAGAATTGGACTGACTATCACATTTCAACCTTTCGTCAATGAACATGTTCTTGTAGACATAACCAGT AATACCTTCCCTGGTACACCTGAGAAGTTTTTCACTGTGATACTAGGTGACGATGCAATGTTTTTCCAGCAGTACCGAAATGCACGAAAAGATACAGATTTAAAGGTGTATTTTGTCAATTGCGCTATTggcatatcattttcatggtctcaATTTTTTTTACCAAGTTGGTTGCTGCCAGCATTAGACGACGTAACAGTCAAATGTTTTTATTTTCTCCAGCTGAGTAAGTGGCATGTCTCAGATGAGTACGGTGGAAATGTTCGCGAAGTAACTTTCAGGTCACTATGCCACAGTCCTTTGTGTCCTCCAGACACTGCGGTAACTGAATTGCAGCATGTTTTTttctcaaacgacaaaagaaaccTG ATCTATGAAACAAAGCAGCAAGCACACGATGTCCCATTTGGTTCTTACTTTGAG ATCCACTGCAGGTGGTCTCTAAGGACAACCTCTAGTTCAACATGTCAAGTGGATATAAAGATTG GTGTGAACATGAAGAAGTGGTGCATTTTGCAATCAAAAATAAAATCTGGAGCAACTGAGGAG GAGAGAAGTTTGCAAGATTTTGGAGGCTGCCAGTGA
- the LOC125513715 gene encoding BAG-associated GRAM protein 1-like isoform X1: MAMGAHCSWLLRSLLPSLWEAEVAISAVALLAATVALLLILEETASATSPSSPTTKSYDRDRGGRRRGSAKGSRAAAEPGCAGDEITLVADSSRSRSTTAYVIELELVSAKYLIGANLNGTAEPYAVISLGGQKRFSPMVPSQRNPVWGEAFSFLARELPAEVTITVYDWDNVCKRKVIGSVTIAILAEDETGAVWYDLDSRSGQICLRISSKKVSSTSDSFFKQYTGAKSQRKMILTRQRLAMTEDSGPLHSTIEFPHDEIVHHSYSCALERSFLRYGRMCISSWHLCFQSHVFSKQLNVIIPLQDIYEIRRSQHSLINPAITIFLHTDAGGHGVSPLCCQNGSVRYKFTSFWNRNRTFRALETALQCYRATLEAEKQVGAHLLLKGESMNVISSRTDNIKTENRRIGLTITFQPFVNEHVLVDITSNTFPGTPEKFFTVILGDDAMFFQQYRNARKDTDLKVYFVNCAIGISFSWSQFFLPSWLLPALDDVTVKCFYFLQLSKWHVSDEYGGNVREVTFRSLCHSPLCPPDTAVTELQHVFFSNDKRNLIYETKQQAHDVPFGSYFEIHCRWSLRTTSSSTCQVDIKIGVNMKKWCILQSKIKSGATEEYRREVCKILEAASDYAVKAESNGPNREDIVVTSSA, from the exons ATGGCCATGGGCGCGCACTGCTCGTGGTTGCTGAGATCCCTCCTGCCGTCGCTGTGGGAGGCGGAGGTGGCCATCTCCGCCGTGGCACTTCTCGCCGCCACCGTCGCGCTGCTCCTCATCCTCGAGGAGACCGCGTCCgccacctccccctcctctcccACGACTAAGAGCTATGACCGAGACCGAGGGGGGCGGAGGCGGGGCAGCGCAAAGGGAAGCAGGGCGGCCGCTGAACCAGGATGCGCCGGCGACGAG ATCACTCTTGTGGCTGACAGCTCTCGCTCTCGGAGCACCACCGCGTACGTGATCGAG CTGGAGCTGGTGTCTGCCAAGTACCTGATCGGCGCCAACCTGAACGGGACCGCCGAACCCTACGCCGTCATCTCCCTCGGCGGGCAGAAGCGCTTCAG TCCCATGGTGCCTAGCCAAAGAAATCCCGTGTGGGGGGAGGCGTTCAGCTTCCTGGCCAGAGAACTTCCAGCTGAG GTAACCATAACAGTTTATGACTGGGACAATGTATGCAAACGCAAAGTCATCGGATCTGTCACTATAGCTATCCTCGCCGAAGACGAAACAGGAGCCGTTTGGTACGACCTGGACAGCAGATCTGGTCAG ATCTGCTTGCGTATTAGCTCAAAGAAAGTGTCGTCGACTTCTGACAG CTTCTTTAAGCAGTATACCGGAGCCAAGTCCCAGAGAAAGATGATACTCACTAGGCAACGGTTGGCGATGACTGAAGACAGTGGTCCTCTGCACTCTACAATCGAGTTTCCTCATGACGAA ATTGTTCACCACAGTTATTCTTGTGCTCTGGAGAGGTCTTTCTTGCGGTATGGGCGTATGTGCATCTCCTCATGGCATCTGTGCTTCCAGTCACACGTATTCTCCAAGCAATTAAAT GTGATCATTCCGTTACAAGACATATATGAG ATAAGGAGGAGCCAGCACTCCCTTATAAACCCAGCTATTACTATATTTCTTCATACCGACGCAGGTGGTCATGGAGTATCTCCATTGTGCTGCCAAAATG GAAGCGTAAGGTACAAGTTCACATCCTTCTGGAACAGAAACCGTACATTTCGAGCTCTAGAGACAGCGCTGCAGTGTTACCGAGCAACATTGGAAGCCGAAAAGCAG GTGGGTGCACATTTGCTTCTTAAAGGAGAGAGTATGAATGTTATTAGCAGCAGAACAGACAACATAAAGACAGAAAACAGAAGAATTGGACTGACTATCACATTTCAACCTTTCGTCAATGAACATGTTCTTGTAGACATAACCAGT AATACCTTCCCTGGTACACCTGAGAAGTTTTTCACTGTGATACTAGGTGACGATGCAATGTTTTTCCAGCAGTACCGAAATGCACGAAAAGATACAGATTTAAAGGTGTATTTTGTCAATTGCGCTATTggcatatcattttcatggtctcaATTTTTTTTACCAAGTTGGTTGCTGCCAGCATTAGACGACGTAACAGTCAAATGTTTTTATTTTCTCCAGCTGAGTAAGTGGCATGTCTCAGATGAGTACGGTGGAAATGTTCGCGAAGTAACTTTCAGGTCACTATGCCACAGTCCTTTGTGTCCTCCAGACACTGCGGTAACTGAATTGCAGCATGTTTTTttctcaaacgacaaaagaaaccTG ATCTATGAAACAAAGCAGCAAGCACACGATGTCCCATTTGGTTCTTACTTTGAG ATCCACTGCAGGTGGTCTCTAAGGACAACCTCTAGTTCAACATGTCAAGTGGATATAAAGATTG GTGTGAACATGAAGAAGTGGTGCATTTTGCAATCAAAAATAAAATCTGGAGCAACTGAGGAG TACAGGAGAGAAGTTTGCAAGATTTTGGAGGCTGCCAGTGATTATGCCGTCAAAGCTGAGTCAAATGGGCCAAATAGGGAAGATATTGTGGTGACATCTTCAGCATAA
- the LOC125513715 gene encoding BAG-associated GRAM protein 1-like isoform X2, whose protein sequence is MAMGAHCSWLLRSLLPSLWEAEVAISAVALLAATVALLLILEETASATSPSSPTTKSYDRDRGGRRRGSAKGSRAAAEPGCAGDEITLVADSSRSRSTTAYVIELELVSAKYLIGANLNGTAEPYAVISLGGQKRFSPMVPSQRNPVWGEAFSFLARELPAEVTITVYDWDNVCKRKVIGSVTIAILAEDETGAVWYDLDSRSGQICLRISSKKVSSTSDSFFKQYTGAKSQRKMILTRQRLAMTEDSGPLHSTIEFPHDEIVHHSYSCALERSFLRYGRMCISSWHLCFQSHVFSKQLNVIIPLQDIYEIRRSQHSLINPAITIFLHTDAGGHGVSPLCCQNGSVRYKFTSFWNRNRTFRALETALQCYRATLEAEKQVGAHLLLKGESMNVISSRTDNIKTENRRIGLTITFQPFVNEHVLVDITSNTFPGTPEKFFTVILGDDAMFFQQYRNARKDTDLKVYFVNCAIGISFSWSQFFLPSWLLPALDDVTVKCFYFLQLSKWHVSDEYGGNVREVTFRSLCHSPLCPPDTAIYETKQQAHDVPFGSYFEIHCRWSLRTTSSSTCQVDIKIGVNMKKWCILQSKIKSGATEEYRREVCKILEAASDYAVKAESNGPNREDIVVTSSA, encoded by the exons ATGGCCATGGGCGCGCACTGCTCGTGGTTGCTGAGATCCCTCCTGCCGTCGCTGTGGGAGGCGGAGGTGGCCATCTCCGCCGTGGCACTTCTCGCCGCCACCGTCGCGCTGCTCCTCATCCTCGAGGAGACCGCGTCCgccacctccccctcctctcccACGACTAAGAGCTATGACCGAGACCGAGGGGGGCGGAGGCGGGGCAGCGCAAAGGGAAGCAGGGCGGCCGCTGAACCAGGATGCGCCGGCGACGAG ATCACTCTTGTGGCTGACAGCTCTCGCTCTCGGAGCACCACCGCGTACGTGATCGAG CTGGAGCTGGTGTCTGCCAAGTACCTGATCGGCGCCAACCTGAACGGGACCGCCGAACCCTACGCCGTCATCTCCCTCGGCGGGCAGAAGCGCTTCAG TCCCATGGTGCCTAGCCAAAGAAATCCCGTGTGGGGGGAGGCGTTCAGCTTCCTGGCCAGAGAACTTCCAGCTGAG GTAACCATAACAGTTTATGACTGGGACAATGTATGCAAACGCAAAGTCATCGGATCTGTCACTATAGCTATCCTCGCCGAAGACGAAACAGGAGCCGTTTGGTACGACCTGGACAGCAGATCTGGTCAG ATCTGCTTGCGTATTAGCTCAAAGAAAGTGTCGTCGACTTCTGACAG CTTCTTTAAGCAGTATACCGGAGCCAAGTCCCAGAGAAAGATGATACTCACTAGGCAACGGTTGGCGATGACTGAAGACAGTGGTCCTCTGCACTCTACAATCGAGTTTCCTCATGACGAA ATTGTTCACCACAGTTATTCTTGTGCTCTGGAGAGGTCTTTCTTGCGGTATGGGCGTATGTGCATCTCCTCATGGCATCTGTGCTTCCAGTCACACGTATTCTCCAAGCAATTAAAT GTGATCATTCCGTTACAAGACATATATGAG ATAAGGAGGAGCCAGCACTCCCTTATAAACCCAGCTATTACTATATTTCTTCATACCGACGCAGGTGGTCATGGAGTATCTCCATTGTGCTGCCAAAATG GAAGCGTAAGGTACAAGTTCACATCCTTCTGGAACAGAAACCGTACATTTCGAGCTCTAGAGACAGCGCTGCAGTGTTACCGAGCAACATTGGAAGCCGAAAAGCAG GTGGGTGCACATTTGCTTCTTAAAGGAGAGAGTATGAATGTTATTAGCAGCAGAACAGACAACATAAAGACAGAAAACAGAAGAATTGGACTGACTATCACATTTCAACCTTTCGTCAATGAACATGTTCTTGTAGACATAACCAGT AATACCTTCCCTGGTACACCTGAGAAGTTTTTCACTGTGATACTAGGTGACGATGCAATGTTTTTCCAGCAGTACCGAAATGCACGAAAAGATACAGATTTAAAGGTGTATTTTGTCAATTGCGCTATTggcatatcattttcatggtctcaATTTTTTTTACCAAGTTGGTTGCTGCCAGCATTAGACGACGTAACAGTCAAATGTTTTTATTTTCTCCAGCTGAGTAAGTGGCATGTCTCAGATGAGTACGGTGGAAATGTTCGCGAAGTAACTTTCAGGTCACTATGCCACAGTCCTTTGTGTCCTCCAGACACTGCG ATCTATGAAACAAAGCAGCAAGCACACGATGTCCCATTTGGTTCTTACTTTGAG ATCCACTGCAGGTGGTCTCTAAGGACAACCTCTAGTTCAACATGTCAAGTGGATATAAAGATTG GTGTGAACATGAAGAAGTGGTGCATTTTGCAATCAAAAATAAAATCTGGAGCAACTGAGGAG TACAGGAGAGAAGTTTGCAAGATTTTGGAGGCTGCCAGTGATTATGCCGTCAAAGCTGAGTCAAATGGGCCAAATAGGGAAGATATTGTGGTGACATCTTCAGCATAA
- the LOC125513715 gene encoding BAG-associated GRAM protein 1-like isoform X4: MAMGAHCSWLLRSLLPSLWEAEVAISAVALLAATVALLLILEETASATSPSSPTTKSYDRDRGGRRRGSAKGSRAAAEPGCAGDEITLVADSSRSRSTTAYVIELELVSAKYLIGANLNGTAEPYAVISLGGQKRFSPMVPSQRNPVWGEAFSFLARELPAEVTITVYDWDNVCKRKVIGSVTIAILAEDETGAVWYDLDSRSGQICLRISSKKVSSTSDSFFKQYTGAKSQRKMILTRQRLAMTEDSGPLHSTIEFPHDEIVHHSYSCALERSFLRYGRMCISSWHLCFQSHVFSKQLNVIIPLQDIYEIRRSQHSLINPAITIFLHTDAGGHGVSPLCCQNGSVRYKFTSFWNRNRTFRALETALQCYRATLEAEKQVGAHLLLKGESMNVISSRTDNIKTENRRIGLTITFQPFVNEHVLVDITSNTFPGTPEKFFTVILGDDAMFFQQYRNARKDTDLKLSKWHVSDEYGGNVREVTFRSLCHSPLCPPDTAVTELQHVFFSNDKRNLIYETKQQAHDVPFGSYFEIHCRWSLRTTSSSTCQVDIKIGVNMKKWCILQSKIKSGATEEYRREVCKILEAASDYAVKAESNGPNREDIVVTSSA; this comes from the exons ATGGCCATGGGCGCGCACTGCTCGTGGTTGCTGAGATCCCTCCTGCCGTCGCTGTGGGAGGCGGAGGTGGCCATCTCCGCCGTGGCACTTCTCGCCGCCACCGTCGCGCTGCTCCTCATCCTCGAGGAGACCGCGTCCgccacctccccctcctctcccACGACTAAGAGCTATGACCGAGACCGAGGGGGGCGGAGGCGGGGCAGCGCAAAGGGAAGCAGGGCGGCCGCTGAACCAGGATGCGCCGGCGACGAG ATCACTCTTGTGGCTGACAGCTCTCGCTCTCGGAGCACCACCGCGTACGTGATCGAG CTGGAGCTGGTGTCTGCCAAGTACCTGATCGGCGCCAACCTGAACGGGACCGCCGAACCCTACGCCGTCATCTCCCTCGGCGGGCAGAAGCGCTTCAG TCCCATGGTGCCTAGCCAAAGAAATCCCGTGTGGGGGGAGGCGTTCAGCTTCCTGGCCAGAGAACTTCCAGCTGAG GTAACCATAACAGTTTATGACTGGGACAATGTATGCAAACGCAAAGTCATCGGATCTGTCACTATAGCTATCCTCGCCGAAGACGAAACAGGAGCCGTTTGGTACGACCTGGACAGCAGATCTGGTCAG ATCTGCTTGCGTATTAGCTCAAAGAAAGTGTCGTCGACTTCTGACAG CTTCTTTAAGCAGTATACCGGAGCCAAGTCCCAGAGAAAGATGATACTCACTAGGCAACGGTTGGCGATGACTGAAGACAGTGGTCCTCTGCACTCTACAATCGAGTTTCCTCATGACGAA ATTGTTCACCACAGTTATTCTTGTGCTCTGGAGAGGTCTTTCTTGCGGTATGGGCGTATGTGCATCTCCTCATGGCATCTGTGCTTCCAGTCACACGTATTCTCCAAGCAATTAAAT GTGATCATTCCGTTACAAGACATATATGAG ATAAGGAGGAGCCAGCACTCCCTTATAAACCCAGCTATTACTATATTTCTTCATACCGACGCAGGTGGTCATGGAGTATCTCCATTGTGCTGCCAAAATG GAAGCGTAAGGTACAAGTTCACATCCTTCTGGAACAGAAACCGTACATTTCGAGCTCTAGAGACAGCGCTGCAGTGTTACCGAGCAACATTGGAAGCCGAAAAGCAG GTGGGTGCACATTTGCTTCTTAAAGGAGAGAGTATGAATGTTATTAGCAGCAGAACAGACAACATAAAGACAGAAAACAGAAGAATTGGACTGACTATCACATTTCAACCTTTCGTCAATGAACATGTTCTTGTAGACATAACCAGT AATACCTTCCCTGGTACACCTGAGAAGTTTTTCACTGTGATACTAGGTGACGATGCAATGTTTTTCCAGCAGTACCGAAATGCACGAAAAGATACAGATTTAAAG CTGAGTAAGTGGCATGTCTCAGATGAGTACGGTGGAAATGTTCGCGAAGTAACTTTCAGGTCACTATGCCACAGTCCTTTGTGTCCTCCAGACACTGCGGTAACTGAATTGCAGCATGTTTTTttctcaaacgacaaaagaaaccTG ATCTATGAAACAAAGCAGCAAGCACACGATGTCCCATTTGGTTCTTACTTTGAG ATCCACTGCAGGTGGTCTCTAAGGACAACCTCTAGTTCAACATGTCAAGTGGATATAAAGATTG GTGTGAACATGAAGAAGTGGTGCATTTTGCAATCAAAAATAAAATCTGGAGCAACTGAGGAG TACAGGAGAGAAGTTTGCAAGATTTTGGAGGCTGCCAGTGATTATGCCGTCAAAGCTGAGTCAAATGGGCCAAATAGGGAAGATATTGTGGTGACATCTTCAGCATAA
- the LOC125513715 gene encoding BAG-associated GRAM protein 1-like isoform X5, which yields MAMGAHCSWLLRSLLPSLWEAEVAISAVALLAATVALLLILEETASATSPSSPTTKSYDRDRGGRRRGSAKGSRAAAEPGCAGDEITLVADSSRSRSTTAYVIELELVSAKYLIGANLNGTAEPYAVISLGGQKRFSPMVPSQRNPVWGEAFSFLARELPAEVTITVYDWDNVCKRKVIGSVTIAILAEDETGAVWYDLDSRSGQICLRISSKKVSSTSDSFFKQYTGAKSQRKMILTRQRLAMTEDSGPLHSTIEFPHDEIVHHSYSCALERSFLRYGRMCISSWHLCFQSHVFSKQLNVIIPLQDIYEIRRSQHSLINPAITIFLHTDAGGHGVSPLCCQNGSVRYKFTSFWNRNRTFRALETALQCYRATLEAEKQVGAHLLLKGESMNVISSRTDNIKTENRRIGLTITFQPFVNEHVLVDITSNTFPGTPEKFFTVILGDDAMFFQQYRNARKDTDLKLSKWHVSDEYGGNVREVTFRSLCHSPLCPPDTAIYETKQQAHDVPFGSYFEIHCRWSLRTTSSSTCQVDIKIGVNMKKWCILQSKIKSGATEEYRREVCKILEAASDYAVKAESNGPNREDIVVTSSA from the exons ATGGCCATGGGCGCGCACTGCTCGTGGTTGCTGAGATCCCTCCTGCCGTCGCTGTGGGAGGCGGAGGTGGCCATCTCCGCCGTGGCACTTCTCGCCGCCACCGTCGCGCTGCTCCTCATCCTCGAGGAGACCGCGTCCgccacctccccctcctctcccACGACTAAGAGCTATGACCGAGACCGAGGGGGGCGGAGGCGGGGCAGCGCAAAGGGAAGCAGGGCGGCCGCTGAACCAGGATGCGCCGGCGACGAG ATCACTCTTGTGGCTGACAGCTCTCGCTCTCGGAGCACCACCGCGTACGTGATCGAG CTGGAGCTGGTGTCTGCCAAGTACCTGATCGGCGCCAACCTGAACGGGACCGCCGAACCCTACGCCGTCATCTCCCTCGGCGGGCAGAAGCGCTTCAG TCCCATGGTGCCTAGCCAAAGAAATCCCGTGTGGGGGGAGGCGTTCAGCTTCCTGGCCAGAGAACTTCCAGCTGAG GTAACCATAACAGTTTATGACTGGGACAATGTATGCAAACGCAAAGTCATCGGATCTGTCACTATAGCTATCCTCGCCGAAGACGAAACAGGAGCCGTTTGGTACGACCTGGACAGCAGATCTGGTCAG ATCTGCTTGCGTATTAGCTCAAAGAAAGTGTCGTCGACTTCTGACAG CTTCTTTAAGCAGTATACCGGAGCCAAGTCCCAGAGAAAGATGATACTCACTAGGCAACGGTTGGCGATGACTGAAGACAGTGGTCCTCTGCACTCTACAATCGAGTTTCCTCATGACGAA ATTGTTCACCACAGTTATTCTTGTGCTCTGGAGAGGTCTTTCTTGCGGTATGGGCGTATGTGCATCTCCTCATGGCATCTGTGCTTCCAGTCACACGTATTCTCCAAGCAATTAAAT GTGATCATTCCGTTACAAGACATATATGAG ATAAGGAGGAGCCAGCACTCCCTTATAAACCCAGCTATTACTATATTTCTTCATACCGACGCAGGTGGTCATGGAGTATCTCCATTGTGCTGCCAAAATG GAAGCGTAAGGTACAAGTTCACATCCTTCTGGAACAGAAACCGTACATTTCGAGCTCTAGAGACAGCGCTGCAGTGTTACCGAGCAACATTGGAAGCCGAAAAGCAG GTGGGTGCACATTTGCTTCTTAAAGGAGAGAGTATGAATGTTATTAGCAGCAGAACAGACAACATAAAGACAGAAAACAGAAGAATTGGACTGACTATCACATTTCAACCTTTCGTCAATGAACATGTTCTTGTAGACATAACCAGT AATACCTTCCCTGGTACACCTGAGAAGTTTTTCACTGTGATACTAGGTGACGATGCAATGTTTTTCCAGCAGTACCGAAATGCACGAAAAGATACAGATTTAAAG CTGAGTAAGTGGCATGTCTCAGATGAGTACGGTGGAAATGTTCGCGAAGTAACTTTCAGGTCACTATGCCACAGTCCTTTGTGTCCTCCAGACACTGCG ATCTATGAAACAAAGCAGCAAGCACACGATGTCCCATTTGGTTCTTACTTTGAG ATCCACTGCAGGTGGTCTCTAAGGACAACCTCTAGTTCAACATGTCAAGTGGATATAAAGATTG GTGTGAACATGAAGAAGTGGTGCATTTTGCAATCAAAAATAAAATCTGGAGCAACTGAGGAG TACAGGAGAGAAGTTTGCAAGATTTTGGAGGCTGCCAGTGATTATGCCGTCAAAGCTGAGTCAAATGGGCCAAATAGGGAAGATATTGTGGTGACATCTTCAGCATAA